Proteins from a genomic interval of Pseudomonas sp. RC10:
- the waaA gene encoding lipid IV(A) 3-deoxy-D-manno-octulosonic acid transferase, whose translation MNRTLYTFLFHLGLPLIALRLWLRARKAPAYARRIGERFARGLPPMQKGGIWVHAVSVGESIAAAPMIRALLTRYPELPITITCMTPTGSERIQSMFASEPRVQHCYLPYDFPWAAGRFLDHVRPKIGVIMETELWPNHIHQCAKRGIPTVLANARLSERSARGYGKFAKLTRPMLAEMSLIAVQTETEAQRFRDLGARPECVTVTGSIKFDLTIDPQLLERAAQQRADWQTTNRPVWIAASTHAGEDEVVLSAHRQLLKTRPDALLILVPRHPERFNSVFEMSQQQGFSSVRRSTSEPVTNTTSVLVGDTMGELLFLYALADIAFVGGSLVPNGGHNLLEPAALDKPVLSGPHLFNFLEIAALLRNAGALEEVSDAAGLAAVVQRLIEQPEQAKAMADAGLAVMKANQGALSRLLGGIGLLLR comes from the coding sequence ATGAATAGAACCCTCTACACATTTCTGTTTCACCTCGGCCTGCCTTTGATCGCGTTGCGCCTGTGGCTTCGGGCGCGCAAAGCCCCGGCTTACGCACGACGTATTGGCGAGCGTTTCGCCCGTGGATTGCCGCCGATGCAGAAGGGCGGCATCTGGGTCCACGCAGTCTCAGTGGGGGAAAGCATCGCCGCTGCGCCGATGATTCGCGCCTTGCTGACGCGCTATCCCGAATTGCCGATCACCATCACTTGCATGACGCCGACCGGCTCCGAGCGCATCCAGTCGATGTTCGCCAGCGAGCCTCGGGTTCAGCATTGCTACCTGCCGTACGATTTTCCGTGGGCAGCGGGGCGGTTTCTCGACCATGTCCGGCCAAAGATCGGTGTGATCATGGAAACCGAGCTGTGGCCCAACCACATTCACCAGTGTGCGAAACGGGGTATTCCGACGGTATTGGCGAACGCGCGGTTGTCAGAGCGTTCGGCGCGAGGCTACGGAAAATTCGCCAAACTGACCCGTCCAATGCTTGCCGAAATGAGCCTGATCGCTGTGCAGACAGAAACGGAAGCCCAGCGCTTTCGTGACCTCGGCGCTCGCCCGGAATGCGTGACGGTCACCGGCTCGATCAAATTCGACCTGACCATCGACCCGCAATTGCTGGAGCGGGCGGCTCAGCAGCGTGCGGATTGGCAGACCACGAACCGCCCGGTATGGATCGCGGCCAGTACACACGCCGGTGAGGATGAGGTGGTGTTGTCAGCCCATCGCCAACTGCTGAAAACCCGGCCCGATGCGCTGCTGATCCTGGTGCCCCGTCACCCCGAACGCTTCAACAGCGTGTTCGAAATGAGCCAGCAGCAGGGCTTTTCCAGCGTTCGGCGTTCGACGTCCGAGCCTGTGACGAATACGACATCGGTGTTGGTGGGCGACACCATGGGCGAGCTGCTGTTTCTGTATGCGTTGGCTGACATCGCTTTTGTCGGCGGCAGCCTTGTGCCCAACGGCGGGCATAACCTGCTGGAACCTGCAGCACTGGATAAACCTGTCCTGAGCGGCCCGCACCTGTTCAACTTCCTCGAAATCGCCGCCCTGTTGCGTAATGCCGGGGCGTTGGAAGAGGTGAGCGATGCAGCGGGATTGGCAGCGGTGGTGCAGCGCTTGATCGAGCAGCCCGAACAGGCTAAAGCGATGGCGGATGCGGGGTTGGCGGTGATGAAGGCCAATCAGGGGGCATTGAGCAGATTGTTGGGAGGCATTGGGCTGTTGCTGAGGTGA
- a CDS encoding TolC family outer membrane protein, which translates to MLRNFSLAIAVSCASNAMAGAADLPLPTKTGLVSVYQEAVNNNADLAAARASYDAQKEIVPQARAGLLPNISGGADVNNTRTKIDEPSAVINRSGTVYRATLSQPIFRADRWFQLKAAKDVNEQAILQLSATEQNLILQSAEDYFTVLRAQDNLASTKAEEAAFKRQLDQANERFDVGLSDKTDVLQAQASYDTARAARIVAKRQVDDAFQALVTLTNREYNAIEGIVHTLPVLAPTPNDAKSWVDTASQQNLNLLASNYAVSAAEETLRQRKAGHAPTVDAVAQYEKGDNDPLGFTNPNYTGQSFHGSVEQRTIGLQVNIPIYSGGLTSSQVREAYARLGQTEQQREGLRRQVVENTRNLHRAVNTDVEQVQARKQSIISNQSALEATEIGYQVGTRNIVDVLDAQRQLYASVRDYNNTRYDYILDNLRLKQAAGTLSPGDLQDLSRFLKPDYNPDKDFLPPDLAKEAAKNFERPSER; encoded by the coding sequence ATGCTGCGCAACTTTTCACTGGCCATTGCCGTGTCGTGTGCGTCGAATGCAATGGCCGGGGCAGCGGACTTGCCTCTGCCGACCAAGACCGGTCTGGTCAGCGTCTACCAGGAAGCCGTCAACAACAACGCCGACCTGGCTGCGGCCCGCGCCAGCTATGACGCGCAGAAAGAAATCGTGCCCCAGGCCCGCGCGGGTCTGCTGCCGAACATCTCAGGCGGTGCCGACGTGAACAACACGCGCACCAAGATCGACGAGCCGTCTGCCGTGATCAATCGCAGCGGCACGGTTTATCGCGCGACCCTGAGCCAGCCGATTTTCCGCGCCGATCGCTGGTTCCAGCTCAAGGCCGCCAAGGACGTCAACGAACAGGCGATCCTGCAACTCTCGGCCACCGAGCAGAACCTGATCCTGCAAAGCGCTGAAGACTACTTCACCGTGCTGCGCGCCCAGGACAATCTGGCCTCGACCAAGGCCGAAGAAGCGGCGTTCAAGCGCCAGCTCGATCAGGCCAATGAACGTTTTGATGTCGGCCTTTCGGACAAGACCGACGTGCTGCAAGCCCAGGCCAGTTACGACACCGCCCGCGCTGCGCGCATTGTCGCCAAGCGTCAGGTGGACGATGCGTTTCAAGCCTTGGTGACCCTGACCAACCGCGAATACAACGCCATCGAAGGCATCGTGCATACCTTGCCGGTGCTGGCACCGACACCAAACGACGCCAAATCCTGGGTCGATACCGCCTCGCAACAGAATCTCAACCTGCTTGCCAGCAATTACGCCGTCAGCGCCGCTGAAGAAACCCTGCGCCAACGCAAGGCCGGTCACGCGCCGACCGTCGATGCCGTCGCCCAGTACGAGAAAGGCGACAACGATCCGCTCGGTTTCACCAACCCAAACTACACCGGTCAGAGTTTTCACGGCAGCGTCGAACAACGCACCATCGGCCTGCAAGTGAACATCCCGATCTACAGCGGCGGCCTGACCAGCTCGCAAGTGCGCGAAGCCTACGCCCGCCTCGGCCAGACCGAGCAACAACGCGAAGGCCTGCGCCGTCAGGTGGTGGAAAACACTCGCAACCTGCACCGCGCCGTGAACACCGACGTCGAGCAGGTCCAGGCACGCAAACAGTCGATCATCTCCAACCAGAGCGCGCTGGAAGCTACCGAAATCGGCTACCAGGTGGGTACGCGCAACATCGTTGACGTGCTGGACGCGCAACGCCAGCTGTACGCCTCGGTGCGCGATTACAACAACACCCGCTACGACTACATCCTCGACAACCTGCGTTTGAAACAGGCCGCGGGCACATTGAGCCCGGGGGATTTGCAAGATCTGTCGCGCTTCCTCAAACCGGACTACAACCCGGACAAAGACTTCCTGCCGCCGGATCTGGCGAAAGAGGCAGCGAAGAATTTTGAAAGGCCGTCGGAGCGGTAA
- a CDS encoding LysR family transcriptional regulator, translated as MEWSLEQIRLFVSVAEQRSFSAVARESRRAQSAVSSAIAMLETDLGVSLFDRSSGRQPRLTEAGSALLEEARELLRQCDRLDGRAMALMRGQEARLRLALDEAMPYQPVLDSLEALDERFPSVEVQLASGAQGDVARKLLERKADLGLLFHHEQMPEALERRVLGSVEMVTVCAITHPLASETAITRQKLARHRQLLITPQQSGYPGGEQISPQVWRADSFYAMAELLMRGLGWAWLPRHVVQYPTYQNQMLELSSEWTPPALVVEMVWRRDEPLGPAARWLAECFTHHLKAIG; from the coding sequence ATGGAATGGAGCCTCGAACAGATCCGTTTGTTTGTCAGCGTGGCTGAGCAGCGTTCGTTTTCCGCCGTGGCGAGGGAGTCGCGGCGTGCGCAGTCGGCGGTCAGCAGCGCGATTGCGATGCTGGAAACCGACCTCGGGGTGAGCCTTTTCGATCGCAGCAGCGGACGCCAGCCTCGCCTGACAGAAGCAGGGAGTGCCTTGCTCGAAGAGGCGCGGGAATTGTTGCGGCAATGCGACCGGCTCGACGGCCGTGCCATGGCCCTGATGCGCGGGCAAGAAGCACGTTTGCGGCTGGCCCTTGATGAAGCAATGCCCTATCAGCCGGTGCTGGACAGCCTCGAAGCGCTGGACGAGCGTTTCCCCAGCGTTGAGGTTCAACTGGCCAGCGGTGCTCAGGGCGATGTGGCGCGTAAGCTGTTGGAGCGAAAGGCCGACCTCGGTCTGCTGTTCCATCACGAACAAATGCCCGAAGCCCTCGAACGGCGCGTGCTCGGCAGCGTGGAGATGGTCACGGTCTGTGCGATTACACATCCGTTGGCCAGCGAAACCGCCATCACCCGACAGAAACTGGCGCGGCATCGCCAGTTGCTGATCACCCCGCAACAAAGCGGATACCCCGGCGGCGAACAGATCAGCCCGCAGGTCTGGCGCGCTGACAGTTTTTACGCCATGGCTGAGCTGCTGATGCGCGGGCTGGGCTGGGCCTGGCTGCCGCGCCATGTGGTGCAATACCCGACCTATCAAAATCAGATGCTCGAACTGAGCAGTGAATGGACGCCACCCGCGCTGGTCGTTGAAATGGTCTGGCGCCGCGACGAGCCACTGGGGCCAGCCGCACGCTGGCTCGCTGAATGTTTCACGCATCATTTGAAGGCCATTGGCTGA
- a CDS encoding metal ABC transporter ATPase, whose protein sequence is MPRTLIRKNPSNFKTLPLFVEATPESLSYQSVGMPLNFSQTLQRRRKIEVEDSERFSAELANLGVSVRLTLNWQNRDYWVLVRQRRQDRGDVVLKLISGYVPAHELNLPLHTAIQEVAEECLIETPQGWLGGRFNDTWLPAPYAAALHYREAMPFRLSPLSGAARPVRCGAMTLIERPRAYVHLPTASLQLIYDMRLEVPKEARPLSLFHVDEALENDQLVARLNRSKPDLYLMPLENGSPLPELYTLKNDKLTPAGTRGLYLAESFAAQEGWVVREERIRWKDWLLQQGMVPPKAKKTGIKRRLKVGAKQLLRIARQKLHKS, encoded by the coding sequence ATGCCGCGAACCCTGATAAGAAAGAACCCCAGCAACTTCAAGACCCTGCCCCTGTTCGTCGAAGCCACCCCCGAAAGCCTGAGTTACCAGAGCGTGGGGATGCCGCTCAATTTCTCCCAGACCCTGCAACGCCGTCGCAAGATTGAGGTGGAGGACAGCGAGCGGTTTTCGGCTGAACTGGCGAACCTCGGTGTCTCGGTGCGGCTGACGCTGAATTGGCAGAATCGGGATTATTGGGTGCTGGTGCGCCAGCGTCGTCAGGACCGTGGCGACGTGGTGTTGAAGCTGATTTCCGGTTACGTCCCCGCCCATGAACTGAACCTGCCGCTGCACACGGCGATTCAGGAAGTGGCCGAAGAATGCCTGATCGAAACTCCGCAAGGCTGGCTGGGCGGACGTTTCAACGATACCTGGCTGCCCGCGCCTTACGCGGCTGCGTTGCATTATCGCGAGGCCATGCCCTTTCGCCTGAGCCCTCTGTCTGGCGCTGCCCGTCCGGTGCGCTGCGGCGCCATGACGCTGATCGAACGCCCTCGCGCTTATGTTCATCTGCCGACGGCCTCGTTGCAGTTGATCTACGACATGCGCCTGGAAGTGCCGAAAGAGGCCCGTCCGCTGAGCCTGTTTCACGTCGATGAGGCGCTGGAAAACGATCAACTCGTCGCCCGGCTCAATCGCAGCAAACCCGATCTGTACCTGATGCCGCTGGAGAACGGATCGCCGCTGCCAGAGTTGTATACGCTCAAGAACGACAAGCTCACGCCTGCAGGCACGCGAGGGTTGTACCTGGCCGAGAGTTTTGCGGCGCAGGAAGGCTGGGTGGTACGTGAAGAGCGGATTCGCTGGAAGGACTGGCTGTTGCAGCAAGGGATGGTGCCGCCGAAAGCGAAGAAGACCGGGATCAAGCGCCGGTTGAAAGTGGGGGCGAAGCAGCTGCTGCGTATTGCGCGGCAGAAGCTGCATAAGTCGTAG
- a CDS encoding type II toxin-antitoxin system RelE/ParE family toxin encodes MGWTIEYTETAKKQLKKLDKQTVRRVVDFMDERVAARQDPYSTGKALTGPFGGLWRYRVGDLRVICDIQNGALRILVIEVGNRREVYR; translated from the coding sequence TTGGGCTGGACGATTGAGTACACCGAAACCGCAAAAAAACAGCTCAAGAAACTTGATAAGCAAACAGTACGACGCGTCGTCGATTTCATGGATGAACGCGTTGCCGCCAGACAAGACCCTTACAGCACAGGCAAAGCACTGACAGGCCCTTTCGGAGGCCTGTGGCGTTACCGGGTTGGAGACCTGCGCGTCATCTGCGATATCCAGAACGGCGCATTAAGGATTTTGGTCATCGAGGTAGGCAATCGCCGAGAGGTGTACCGATAA
- a CDS encoding FAD-dependent oxidoreductase — translation MPSAISTDVLIVGAGVAGLWLNARLRRQGFSTVVVESASLGGGQTFKSQGIIHGGAKYALHGALSGASEAIADMPRRWREALDGKGELNLSGVRLLSEAHYLWSPGTIAGNLTSFFASKAVRGRVDQVKGNELPPALQDPRFKGKVYRLAELVIDVPSLVQKLAELAGDSLLAGEKIEPLLHEGELVGLRVDDRDIHAQRVVLSAGGGTADLLKALNVNHPAMQRRPLHMVIVKGPTLKPLYAHCLGGGPKPRITVTTHPAANGEWVWYLGGDISEADGVAREPAEQIAFAKKELAQLLPWVDLSQAQFATLRVDRAEPQQTGLVRPDNAFLDVQGRLMVGWPTKLALAPDFADRVLASLSRDDIHPIPQPPYPNLPKPPLAVPAWDELLP, via the coding sequence ATGCCATCTGCTATCTCCACTGACGTCCTGATTGTCGGCGCGGGCGTTGCCGGTCTCTGGCTCAATGCGCGGCTGCGTCGCCAGGGGTTTTCGACAGTGGTGGTGGAGAGCGCCAGCCTCGGTGGCGGACAGACGTTCAAGTCTCAAGGCATCATTCACGGCGGCGCCAAATACGCGCTGCACGGCGCGCTGTCCGGTGCGTCGGAGGCCATCGCCGACATGCCCCGCCGCTGGCGCGAAGCGCTGGACGGCAAGGGTGAACTGAATCTGTCGGGAGTTCGGTTGCTCTCCGAAGCCCACTACCTATGGTCGCCAGGCACCATCGCGGGCAATCTCACCAGTTTCTTCGCCAGCAAGGCCGTGCGCGGTCGTGTGGATCAGGTGAAGGGCAACGAGCTGCCTCCCGCTCTGCAAGACCCGCGCTTCAAGGGCAAGGTCTATCGCTTGGCCGAGCTGGTGATCGACGTGCCGAGCCTGGTGCAGAAACTCGCTGAACTCGCCGGAGACAGCCTGCTGGCAGGCGAAAAAATCGAGCCGTTGCTGCACGAAGGCGAACTGGTGGGCTTGCGGGTCGACGACCGTGATATTCATGCCCAGCGCGTGGTGCTCAGCGCAGGCGGCGGCACGGCCGATCTGCTCAAGGCACTGAACGTGAATCACCCGGCCATGCAGCGTCGTCCGCTGCACATGGTCATCGTCAAGGGGCCGACACTCAAGCCGCTGTACGCTCATTGCCTCGGCGGCGGACCGAAACCGCGCATCACCGTGACCACGCACCCGGCTGCCAATGGTGAGTGGGTCTGGTACTTGGGCGGGGACATCTCCGAAGCCGATGGCGTGGCTCGCGAACCGGCCGAGCAGATTGCCTTCGCCAAGAAAGAACTCGCGCAATTACTGCCGTGGGTCGATCTGAGCCAGGCGCAATTCGCCACATTGCGAGTGGACCGCGCCGAGCCACAGCAGACCGGACTGGTCCGTCCGGACAATGCCTTCCTCGACGTGCAGGGCCGTCTGATGGTGGGCTGGCCGACCAAACTCGCCCTCGCGCCTGACTTCGCTGACCGCGTGCTGGCCTCGCTCTCCCGTGATGACATTCACCCGATCCCGCAGCCGCCGTATCCGAATCTGCCCAAACCGCCACTGGCCGTACCGGCGTGGGATGAGCTGCTGCCATGA
- a CDS encoding SMR family transporter, protein MSAYYLLAIAICAEVIGTVSMKAVKGLSTPLPLLLVIVGYAVAFWMLTLVVRTIPVGVAYAVWAGMGIVMVSIAALIIYGQKLDLPAIGGMTMIVAGVVVIQLFSKTAGH, encoded by the coding sequence ATGTCCGCCTACTACTTGCTCGCCATCGCCATCTGCGCCGAAGTGATCGGCACTGTTTCCATGAAGGCCGTCAAAGGCCTGAGCACTCCGCTGCCGTTGCTGCTGGTGATCGTCGGTTACGCCGTGGCGTTCTGGATGCTGACCCTGGTGGTGCGCACAATCCCGGTGGGCGTTGCCTACGCGGTCTGGGCCGGAATGGGCATCGTCATGGTGAGCATCGCGGCGCTGATCATCTACGGCCAGAAACTCGACCTCCCTGCCATCGGCGGCATGACCATGATCGTGGCGGGTGTGGTGGTGATTCAGCTGTTCTCCAAAACGGCCGGCCATTAA
- the thiC gene encoding phosphomethylpyrimidine synthase ThiC, with translation MSTTLKNANLSESAQVDSGSVQPFTRSQKIYVQGSRPDIRVPMREISLDVTPTDFGGEINAPVCVYDTSGPYTDPNVVIDVRKGLGDVRSAWINDRGDTERLDGLSSDFGQQRLADAELTKLRFAHVRNPRRAKAGANVSQMHYARQGIITAEMEYVAIRENMKLQEARAAGLLKQQHAGHSFGASIPKEITAEFVREEIARGRAIIPANINHVELEPMIIGRNFLVKINGNIGNSALGSSIEEEVAKLTWGIRWGSDTVMDLSTGKHIHETREWIIRNSPVPIGTVPIYQALEKVNGVAEDLTWELFRDTLIEQAEQGVDYFTIHAGVLLRYVPLTAKRVTGIVSRGGSIMAKWCLAHHKENFLYTHFDEICEIMKAYDVSFSLGDGLRPGSIADANDEAQFGELETLGELTKIAWKHDVQCMIEGPGHVPMQLIKENMDKQLECCDEAPFYTLGPLTTDIAPGYDHITSGIGAAMIGWFGCAMLCYVTPKEHLGLPNKDDVKTGIITYKIAAHAADLAKGHPGAQIRDNALSKARFEFRWEDQFNLGLDPDTARSYHDETLPKDSAKVAHFCSMCGPKFCSMKITQEVREYAANQKIEAVDLSVAEGMREQAERFKQEGSQLYKKI, from the coding sequence ATGAGTACAACACTAAAAAACGCCAATCTGAGTGAATCCGCCCAAGTCGATTCGGGGTCGGTGCAGCCGTTCACCCGCTCGCAAAAAATCTACGTTCAAGGCTCCCGCCCGGACATCCGCGTGCCGATGCGTGAAATCAGCCTCGATGTCACACCTACAGACTTCGGCGGCGAGATCAACGCGCCGGTCTGCGTGTACGACACCTCGGGCCCGTACACCGACCCCAACGTCGTCATTGACGTACGCAAGGGCCTGGGCGACGTGCGTTCGGCCTGGATCAATGATCGCGGCGACACCGAACGTCTCGACGGCCTTAGCTCGGACTTCGGGCAGCAGCGTCTGGCCGATGCCGAGCTGACCAAACTGCGCTTCGCCCACGTGCGCAACCCGCGCCGCGCCAAGGCCGGGGCCAACGTCAGCCAGATGCATTACGCGCGTCAGGGCATCATCACCGCCGAGATGGAATACGTTGCCATCCGCGAAAACATGAAGCTGCAAGAGGCCCGCGCTGCCGGTCTTTTGAAGCAGCAACACGCCGGCCACAGCTTCGGCGCGAGCATCCCGAAAGAGATCACTGCCGAATTCGTGCGCGAAGAAATCGCCCGTGGCCGCGCCATCATCCCGGCCAACATCAACCACGTCGAACTGGAACCGATGATCATCGGCCGTAACTTCCTTGTGAAGATCAACGGCAACATCGGCAACAGCGCGCTGGGTTCATCCATCGAAGAAGAAGTGGCGAAGCTGACGTGGGGCATTCGCTGGGGCTCGGACACCGTGATGGACCTGTCCACCGGCAAGCACATTCACGAAACCCGCGAGTGGATCATCCGCAACTCGCCGGTGCCGATTGGCACTGTGCCGATCTATCAGGCGCTGGAGAAAGTGAACGGCGTCGCTGAAGACCTGACCTGGGAGCTGTTCCGCGACACACTGATCGAGCAGGCAGAGCAGGGCGTCGACTACTTCACCATCCACGCGGGCGTGCTGTTGCGCTACGTGCCGCTGACCGCCAAACGCGTCACCGGCATCGTTTCCCGTGGCGGCTCGATCATGGCCAAGTGGTGCCTGGCGCATCACAAGGAAAACTTCCTCTACACCCACTTCGACGAAATCTGCGAAATCATGAAGGCCTACGACGTCAGCTTCTCGCTGGGCGATGGCCTGCGTCCGGGCTCCATTGCCGACGCCAACGACGAAGCGCAGTTCGGCGAGCTGGAAACCCTCGGCGAACTGACCAAGATCGCGTGGAAGCACGACGTACAGTGCATGATCGAAGGCCCCGGCCACGTGCCGATGCAATTGATCAAAGAGAACATGGACAAGCAGCTGGAGTGCTGCGACGAGGCGCCGTTCTACACCCTCGGCCCGCTGACCACGGACATTGCGCCGGGCTACGATCACATCACTTCGGGCATTGGTGCGGCGATGATCGGCTGGTTCGGTTGCGCGATGCTCTGCTACGTCACGCCGAAAGAACACTTGGGCCTGCCGAACAAAGACGACGTGAAGACCGGGATCATTACCTACAAGATCGCCGCCCACGCCGCCGACCTCGCCAAAGGTCATCCGGGCGCACAGATTCGCGACAACGCGCTGAGCAAGGCACGCTTCGAATTTCGTTGGGAAGACCAGTTCAACCTCGGTCTGGACCCGGACACCGCACGTTCGTACCACGACGAAACCCTGCCGAAAGACTCGGCCAAAGTCGCGCATTTCTGCTCCATGTGCGGGCCGAAATTCTGCTCCATGAAGATCACCCAGGAAGTCCGTGAATACGCGGCCAACCAGAAGATCGAGGCGGTGGACCTGTCAGTGGCCGAAGGCATGCGCGAGCAGGCCGAGCGGTTCAAGCAGGAAGGCAGCCAGTTGTACAAGAAAATCTAG
- a CDS encoding CopG family transcriptional regulator — translation MPTSIRLAPETEQRLDFLAASTGRTKAYYLREIIEHGLAEVEDYYLAAEVLERVRTGKEATYPSKDVRKELGLDD, via the coding sequence ATGCCTACCTCAATCCGCCTCGCCCCCGAGACCGAACAGCGTCTGGATTTTCTGGCTGCCAGTACCGGGCGCACCAAGGCTTATTATCTGCGGGAGATCATCGAGCATGGCCTCGCAGAGGTGGAAGACTATTATCTGGCCGCCGAAGTGCTGGAGCGCGTTAGAACGGGCAAGGAAGCGACCTACCCATCCAAGGATGTAAGGAAAGAGCTTGGGCTGGACGATTGA
- a CDS encoding aldo/keto reductase produces MKTLHDLHRPLGGLGIEVSPIGLGTVKLGRDQGVKYPNGFTIPDDDEARMLLKLARDLGINLIDTAPAYGRSEERLGPLLRGQRQDWVIVSKVGEEFEAGRSSHDFSAAQTRMSVERSLKRLETDFIDLVLVHSDGNDLHVLNECDVYQTLAELKREGKIRGYGFSGKTVEGGLLALREGDCAMVTYNLNEQAEKPVLDYAAVHGKGILIKKALASGHVCLSPGVDPVQASFELLFGHPGVTGAIVGTINPLHLSHNVTTAAAVLHNPLLSRS; encoded by the coding sequence ATGAAGACCCTGCACGATCTGCATCGACCACTGGGCGGCCTCGGCATCGAGGTGTCTCCCATCGGCCTGGGCACGGTCAAGCTGGGTCGTGATCAGGGCGTGAAATACCCTAACGGCTTCACCATTCCCGACGACGACGAAGCGCGCATGCTGCTCAAGCTGGCGCGGGACTTGGGCATCAACCTGATCGACACCGCTCCGGCGTATGGCCGGAGCGAAGAGCGCCTCGGCCCGTTGTTGCGCGGCCAGCGTCAGGATTGGGTGATTGTCAGCAAGGTGGGGGAAGAGTTCGAAGCAGGTCGGTCGAGCCATGACTTCAGCGCTGCGCAAACGCGGATGTCAGTGGAGCGCAGCCTCAAGCGTCTGGAAACCGACTTCATCGACTTAGTGCTGGTGCACTCCGATGGCAACGATCTGCACGTTCTCAACGAATGCGACGTGTATCAAACGCTGGCTGAACTGAAGCGCGAGGGCAAGATTCGCGGCTACGGCTTTTCCGGCAAAACCGTCGAGGGTGGGTTGCTGGCGTTGCGGGAAGGCGATTGCGCCATGGTCACCTACAACCTCAACGAGCAGGCCGAAAAGCCGGTGCTGGACTACGCTGCTGTCCACGGCAAAGGCATCCTGATCAAAAAGGCGCTGGCCAGCGGGCACGTTTGCCTGAGTCCCGGCGTAGATCCGGTGCAGGCGAGTTTTGAACTGCTGTTCGGGCATCCTGGCGTCACCGGTGCTATCGTCGGAACGATCAATCCACTGCACCTGTCCCACAACGTGACCACTGCTGCTGCCGTGCTACATAACCCGCTTCTTAGTCGCTCCTGA